The Verrucomicrobiia bacterium genome contains a region encoding:
- a CDS encoding DUF5069 domain-containing protein yields the protein MSERDWEQRFREVYDRAVQIFDADGGRTPEECFGAEEQAFLATLGCTPQELYDFVEDWCWSKEPSFEEVLEVTSIRREYFLERQAGRKPGRVKSPSEFPSGNEELAGIRWLPRILAKARAKLRGELPPQLMYGCGGDRPFLASVGVGLAEFLRAVRDAGDDDGAVVALLKRRMNEEPG from the coding sequence ATGTCGGAACGAGATTGGGAACAACGTTTTCGCGAGGTGTACGACCGGGCCGTGCAGATCTTCGATGCGGACGGCGGGCGGACGCCTGAGGAGTGTTTCGGGGCGGAGGAGCAGGCGTTCCTGGCGACCCTCGGGTGCACGCCGCAGGAGCTGTACGATTTCGTCGAGGACTGGTGCTGGTCGAAGGAACCGTCGTTCGAGGAGGTCCTGGAGGTGACGTCGATCCGGCGCGAGTACTTCCTCGAACGGCAGGCGGGACGAAAGCCGGGCCGGGTGAAGTCGCCCTCGGAGTTTCCTTCCGGCAACGAAGAACTGGCAGGGATCCGCTGGCTGCCGCGGATCCTGGCCAAGGCCCGGGCCAAGCTGCGGGGCGAACTGCCGCCGCAACTGATGTATGGCTGTGGGGGTGACCGGCCTTTCCTGGCGTCGGTGGGCGTCGGATTGGCGGAGTTTCTGCGGGCCGTGCGGGATGCTGGGGATGACGATGGGGCCGTGGTCGCCCTGCTCAAGCGGCGCATGAACGAGGAACCGGGCTGA